The following are encoded together in the Stegostoma tigrinum isolate sSteTig4 chromosome 20, sSteTig4.hap1, whole genome shotgun sequence genome:
- the LOC125461832 gene encoding inositol 1,4,5-trisphosphate receptor-interacting protein: protein MPVGILAVCLVMAVTVINQPFTFQEPRWNGEQQQELETLRRMKEREEHLQAEMQRLEREMAESSHGELGLESSGEPGKGQEYSWNLWSALSVAAFLLLEIWRQDTELRCMQEVTDEDEDSGATGEAWWCAALPDHRALVRFYDKCVHVPAAELCRIKELVEGCADDLLEALRSVCNRDLDMEVEECIGIGSLYENWRVRRPLVCDLIVPFTPPEPYQFRAEVKCAGGGLGIASGGGVPGDLGTGMVRVINLEEDSTGCVCGRTQLVEDMLCLVHSENALETRLAGSGQKDQLLWSATAPYLGKTQVTRWFQRALTKAWAKISHKYDFELSFRDLERPGALRIRFRSGKTVHFSLLPVVEFENSDVYFMPLLGSDVPLLGTAHSNDTAWPFTFAVYEKRFLKMMAKKLPESSCHLMCLQIVSFLHEKQCNLTGASGLSQYHFKTALLHLMISQHPGAWHHSCLWSRLRDLLQYLDKALLEKRLNHFIIGNTAVLPDFDIPDSFRSAEPLNLFRGFVTHCACYRKARWTWSEMLRNTPVLVQEYSLENPSQNESEHDTAQQQSTVNPRDRGEGRPHSDATKGAASGQIEQGRQMQEELTILHLRKDGDTMQTTPEKE, encoded by the coding sequence ATGCCGGTTGGGATCTTAGCCGTGTGCCTGGTCATGGCGGTCACTGTGATCAATCAGCCATTCACCTTCCAGGAGCCCAGGTGGAATGGAGAGCAGCAGCAGGAGCTGGAGACCCTGAGGCGGATGAAGGAGCGTGAGGAACATCTTCAAGCTGAAATGCAGAGGCTGGAGAGGGAAATGGCAGAGTCGTCTCACGGAGAATTGGGATTGGAGTCTAGCGGGGAGCCGGGGAAGGGGCAGGAGTACAGCTGGAACCTGTGGAGTGCCCTGTCTGTGGCTGCGTTCCTTTTGTTGGAGATCTGGAGGCAGGACACGGAACTGCGGTGTATGCAGGAGGTGACGGACGAGGACGAAGATTCTGGTGCCACTGGGGAGGCGTGGTGGTGCGCAGCCCTCCCAGACCATCGGGCACTGGTCCGCTTCTATGACAAGTGTGTCCATGTGCCAGCTGCTGAGTTGTGCAGGATCAAGGAGCTGGTGGAAGGGTGCGCGGACGATTTGCTGGAGGCCCTGAGAAGTGTGTGTAACCGGGACCTGGACATGGAAGTGGAGGAGTGCATTGGCATCGGGAGCTTATATGAGAACTGGAGGGTCAGGAGGCCCTTGGTGTGTGACTTGATTGTGCCCTTCACACCCCCAGAGCCTTACCAATTCCGAGCAGAAGTGAAATGCGCTGGGGGAGGGCTAGGGATAGCTTCAGGGGGAGGGGTCCCTGGGGATCTTGGCACTGGGATGGTCCGTGTAATTAATCTGGAAGAGGACTCGACTGGCTGTGTCTGCGGCCGGACCCAGCTGGTGGAGGACATGCTGTGCCTGGTCCATAGCGAGAACGCTCTGGAGACCAGACTGGCAGGCTCTGGACAAAAAGACCAGCTGCTGTGGTCTGCCACTGCTCCCTATTTGGGCAAGACTCAGGTCACCCGATGGTTCCAGAGGGCCCTGACCAAAGCCTGGGCTAAGATCTCACACAAGTACGACTTTGAGCTTTCCTTCCGAGATCTGGAGAGGCCAGGAGCACTGAGGATAAGATTTCGCTCAGGGAAAACTGTGCATTTCAGCCTGCTccctgtggtggaatttgaaaactCTGATGTCTACTTTATGCCCCTGCTGGGCAGTGATGTGCCCCTTCTTGGCACTGCCCATTCCAATGACACAGCCTGGCCCTTCACGTTTGCTGTCTACGAGAAACGTTTCCTCAAGATGATGGCGAAGAAGCTTCCAGAAAGTTCTTGCCACCTGATGTGCCTGCAAATCGTCTCGTTTCTCCACGAGAAACAGTGCAATCTAACTGGGGCCAGTGGTCTCAGCCAGTACCACTTCAAGACTGCACTCCTGCACCTGATGATCAGCCAACACCCAGGAGCATGGCACCATTCCTGCCTCTGGTCCCGGCTCAGGGACCTGTTACAGTACTTGGACAAGGCACTGCTGGAGAAACGCCTGAACCATTTCATTATCGGTAACACAGCCGTCCTCCCTGACTTTGACATCCCAGACTCCTTCCGCTCTGCCGAGCCCCTCAACCTGTTCCGTGGCTTTGTCACGCACTGTGCCTGCTATCGGAAGGCGCGCTGGACCTGGTCTGAGATGCTGAGGAACACGCCGGTCCTGGTTCAGGAATACAGCCTGGAAAATCCCAGCCAGAACGAATCGGAGCATGACACAGCACAGCAGCAGAGCACAGTTAACCCGAGAGATCGGGGAGAGGGGAGACCACACTCTGACGCAACAAAAGGGGCAGCTTCAGGCCAAATTGagcagggaaggcaaatgcaggaGGAACTGACCATCCTTCACCTCAGGAAGGATGGGGATACAATGCAGACCACTcctgagaaagagtga